ACCCGAAGGTAAAACTTCTAAAGTTAATGTATCGGCTCCAATATAGTTGTGTGCTTTCTCAAATGGGAATACTTTCAAAACTACATTGAAGTCAAAGGTTCTTCCATTTTGAGTTCGCTCAAGGCTAATAATTTCTATGTCATAAAGAGCGTATTGAGTAAGTTCTCCATAACGCCCAACTACAGCATTACCTATATGTGGTGATAAAGTTGTAAGAAATGCATCTGACATTAAATATTTATCATTTTCAGCTTTTGTATACCCAGGTGAAATTACCATTAAGAATATAGCGATAGAAGGAATAAACATTAACATTTTCATAAGTCGACACCACCTTGTATTTGTTTATTCCTAATATGACAATATCCATTTACGGCTATACAATTTTTGTTATTAAAAAACAACCATTGTTTATAACATTACCTTAAATTAAGAAAAAGTGTTATAGACAAGCGGAAACCAGTATCCAATTGCCTGCAAAAATTGAATACCAAACGCTCTGATTTTAGCTTAATCCGTTCCGTTTGCGGGTGCTATATAAATAACTAGCATAAGAAAAGACGTATGTATTTGAACTATGACCCGAATAATGGACACTTAATAAAAAGTGACCGTTATTCGGGTTTTTCTATGTCCTAAGTGAGAAAACCCGTTTATAATTAAAGAATTATTGCGGACGGAGAATTTTACATTATGAGTAAACATTTATATACCCAATCTCAAATTGAAGAGCTAGAGAATAATCCTTACGTATTACGTGCATCGGGACGTTCAATTACTTATCATCCCGACTTTAAAATTAAAGCTGTAATGGAATATGAAAGCGGAAAGTCGCCCTCTCAGATTTTTATTGATCATGGTTTTAACCTATTGCTTATTGGTAGAGAACAGCCCAGAAAAATAATACATAGGTGGCGCAAGACCATTACGAAGCATGGTGGATTTGGACTCAAAATAGAACGAAGAGGTAAGGGAAGTACAGGACGACCATCTTCAAGTGAGCTATCGGTTGAAGAAAAGCTCAAAAAGGCAGAAGCTTGAATAAAATTTTTGGAAGCGGAGAATGACTTTCTAAAAAAGCTAGAGGAACTAGAGAGGCAGGCGATGAACAAAAAACGATTTTAACCCCAGCTGAGAAATTTCAACTTATTCATCAAACCATTCATAATCAACAGTTAAAGAACTCATTGAGCTTCTTATGTAAATTAGCTGGGGTTAGTAGAAGTGGATATTATGCTTGGCTTGAGGCTGCCACCACTCGTCAACGTAAAGAATGAACAAGATGAAATGGATATTAAACACATTAAGTCTATCTTCCAACAGAAAAAGGAAAAGGTAGGGGCATTACAAATCAAAATGATTTTAGAAAACGATTATTTTATAGTAATGAATCACAAGAAAATTAGAAGGCTTATGCGTAAATACGGATTTATTGCGAGGGTTAGAAAAGCGAATCCATATAAAAAGATGATCAAAGCTACTCAGGAACATAGAACATGCCCTAATCACTTAAATCGTGAATTCAACCAAGAAGAACCAGGAAAAGTTTTGTTAACGGATATTACTTATCTTTATTATTCTAATGGTCAAAAAGCCTATTTATCTTGTGTTAAAGATGGTAGTACCAATGAAATACTAGCCCATTATTTATCCACTTCTTTAGATATGGATATTGTTTATAAAACATTAGACAAACTGAACGAAGCTATGGAAAATCAGTTCCATCCTGATGCAATTATCCATTCAGATCAAGGGGTTCATTATACCAATCCAATCTTTCAAGACAAGATAAAGAAACTAGGTATAACGCAATCAATGTCCCGTAAGGGAAATTGTTGGGATAACGCTCCAATGGAATCATTTTTTGGTCACTTTAAAGACGAAGTCGATTATAAAGAATGTAATAGTCTTGGTGAGTTAAAACAAATAGTAGATTCTTATATGAAGGAGTACAATAATCATCGTTATCAGTGGGGATTAAAGAAGATGACCCCGGCACAATACCGAGGTCATCTGTTAGCAGCATAGTCTCTTTTATTAAACTGTCCATATTATGGGTTATAGTTCAATTCGCATACGTCGTTTTCTCTATTTATTAAACTAACAATGAGGGCTTGTTAAATATATGAAACCTTTATAATAAAATACTCGTCTAAAACCATTTTTGAACCAACCATCCTATTCTCTATGTGGGATGGATAAAAAACAATACAATTAAGAATTTGCATTCCATTCATGAGTTGCTTGATACTTTACTATATACTCATCCAATTTTCTACTAATTTTTATTGTATTTTTGCTGGTTAATCCTTCTTTCATACCTGTTTGAATCATCTCCCTGCGTAGTGATTCAATAATCCTAATTAATTCACTTTGTTCATTAGTAATTGGTGAAAATGGCATATGATAAACTCCTAAAAACGGTATATATTTACTGATTTTAACAACCGTTTGCTAATATGAGAAGGGAATTTTTTATTGAGATTTTTGGTGATAAATGGATGTAATAACAAAAGAGGGTAATAAAATCGAAATTGATTTTAAACCCTCTTTGTAATGCTAATTTTAATATTTATTGTACTTTCCCGTCCTTTATCAACACTTTCCAGGTGCCACCATTATCTTGGGTTTGGTAAATATCGTTTTTATGAGTAATGACAGTTATTTCGTCTCTATTTTTAGGATTTGAAGCGATAAACATAATTGGATTTTGGGAAGTAATTTGATTTGGTATGGAAAGTTTGGTCATATTTTGAGCGACCAAATCCTGTTTATAAAGTTCAGGGCTATTATCATTCATAGCAAAATACAGCATTGAATCTTCTTGAAATTCTAGAGTGGTTACTGGTACTGCTTGAGAAACGACCTTAAATTGATCACCATTATTATCTGAAAGATATAAGCCTTTATCAGTTGAAATTCCAATCATATTTGATTCTGTAGGGTGAGCGGCAATATTACCAATGGAACTAGCGGAAAAACCTTGCATTTTACTTTGAGTCCAAGTTTTCCCTTCATCATCAGTGTAATATAATCCCGAATCAAGCAGAGAATTTGGTGCTTCATTAATGGCATAAATGGTATGACTGATAAATCCAGTGGCCAAATAGTGAAAATCAGTTTCGCCATAAAAAGCAAGTTTCTTAATAGACTCTCCTTCATCAGTGCTTTTGACTAAGCCAAGAGGGTTCTTTAAATCAGAACCATGCTCAGGATGCCCACTTGAATAGAAACCTTTATCAACGACCTGGAAACCCATATAGTCATGATTGTTCTTTGTTATTGCGTACCATTTGTTATCAGAGTAGCGGACTAATCCATCATGGGTAGCCAAATACAGTTCATTCTTATTTCCTACATATCCTAAACCATGGATATGCTCAATTTTCACGTCTTTTACTACTTCGTAAGTCTTTGTGCTTTGTGTCTCATTACCTGAACACGCTGCGAGAATAACACTGATCAAAGTAACCAAGGCAATCCATTTGAAATTTATCACAACATTTCCTCCAAAAACTATTAATTAATTTTTTTCTTTCTTTTTTGATGTAGGTATATGAACAGAACAAAAAGAGCGATTATTGCTAAAATAACCTTTTGCTCATTTGTTGATTCCAATACCTGTTTAACAGAGTATGCTTCTATAAAAAGGGCAGGTAGTTTCCCAAGGGAGCTAGCAACTATAAAGGTAAGAATACTGGTTTTGCTGATAGCTACAGCTAGGTTAATCATTCCAGAAGGAATGAAAGGAAGAACTCTTAGTACTAGGATAATAACAAAAGAATCCCAGCCTTGCGTATTTTGAAGTCTTTGCAACCATTTGTTTTTGTTTAACATTGTAGGATTTAAAGTTTTAATCCCTTTTCGATATATCCAAAAGCTGACTGCTGCTCCAGCACACTCACCAATGTAAGAAATAATCAAACCTGTATTAAACCCAAAAAATGTTATATTAGCAGCTGTAACAAATAAACTTGGGATTACACCTGCTACACTGATTATGATGTTAATGATGATACTTACAATAATGGCAAAGGGGCCACTCGATATTAATAAATTCTCAATAACTTCAGTCATTGTTCGCTCTCAGAACTCCATTTGTATCCGACTCCCCAAACGGTTTTCAGATGCTTATCAACTGGAAAACCAACTTGGCGAAGTTTTTCTCTAATATTTCGGATATGGGAATCAATAGTTCTGTCTTCTACATCAGATTTAAAACTCCAAATTGTAGATAGTAGATGTTCTCTGGTGAAAACCTTATTTGGATTTCCTATTAATAAACCTAATAAGGAGAATTCCTTCGGTGTAGTGGAAATACTGTGATTTTGAAAAGTGACTTTAAAGGCATTTTCGTCTAATGTTAATCCCTTAAATTTCAATATTTCCTCTGTAACAGAGGGTGTCCTTCGCATGACAGCTTCCATTCTTGCTAATAGCTCTTTTTCATTAAAGGGCTTGGTAACGTAATCGTCCGCCCCAATTTTTAATCCCTTAATCACTTCATCTTTGTCGTCACGGGCCGTCAACATAATTATAGGGACATTTGATATTTCACGGATCCTTGCACAAGTTTCCCACCCATCCATATCAGGCATCATAATATCTAAAATAACAATATCAACATTTTTATCTTCCAAATATAGAATGGCATCATGGCCTGTTTGTCTTTTAACACAGCTATACCCATGGGGAGAGATATATAATTCCAATAGGTCAAGCATTCTTTTTTCGTCATCAACTAGTAAAACGGTTTTCATCCTTTTGCTCCTTCAATACAATTTTAAAACACGTTCCTTCTCCAACTTTGCTTTCAATAGAAATCTCCCCGCTATGGGCCTCGACTATCTCTTTTACAATAGCCAAACCTAATCCGAATCCTCCAGTGGCTCTTGAACGTGATTTTTCAACTCGATACAAACGTTCAAATACAAAAGGGAGTTCCTCTTTAGGGATTCCAATACCCTCATCTTTGATTGTAAGATGTAGGCTTCCGTCTTTTTTAAACGCATTTATTTGAGTTGTTGTATTTTTGTTTGAATACTTTAGGGAATTATCCAATAGGTTCACTAGAACTTGTTCAAACCGTTTTGGGTCTATAGAAAAAAATAAGTCATCTTCATAGGTAAACTCTAATATTATCCCTTTATCCTTAAAAGCAGGTAAGACCCTTTCAAATATTGTTTGTAAGAAGGGACCAATAAGAATTCTTTCCTTATCGATGGAAAAAGTATTTTGATCCATCCTTGCCAGTTCAAATAACTCCTTTACCAACTGTCCAAGATGTTCGGATTCTTCATGGATAATATTGAAGTAATTTATCCTTTCCTGTTCATCAAGCATAGGTCGTCTACCTATATCGGAATAGCCTTTAATATATGTTAATGGTGTTCGCAATTCATGCGATACACTAGCCAAAAATTCATTTCTTTCCTTCTTCAAATGGTTCAGGTCATTGGCCAATGTTTGAATGGATCGTGACAATTCACCAATTTCATCTTTTGACAGATTAGGTAAGGATACAGAAAAATCACCTTTACTTAATTTTTCAGTGGCCTCTTTCATTACGATTAGAGGTTTGGTAAGAGACCTCGATAAAAAGAAGATGGTTACCAACATCAAAAATAAGATTATTAATGATGCGTAAAGAAAATGGTGGTTTAGTTGTGAGATCATTGTTTGAACCTGGTCTGTGGTTTTAAACATGTAAACCAACCCTTTATTCTCACTTCCTGTATTAATAGGGGAAACAGTTGCTATATATCTTTCACCTTTTAATTGAGGCTGCAAAATTAGCCCATTTCTAGGTAACTTTTTAATTGGTTGATTCATAATCTTTTTCATACTTTGATCAATAGGGCCAGAGGATTCAACAAACTTTCCATCAGAATCTTTAATTACCACTTCTGTATCTGTTTTCGATTCCATAAGAGCAATATGGTGAAGAGTAGAAGGATCCGATGAAATCTCCAAAACATCACGGTGGCTATTACCTCTAGACTTTAGGGAATTGAGCTCCTGCAAAGCACGTGATTCAATTACGTGACGATGTAAATACAGCATTGAAGAGGTTTCAATAATTAAGATACAAACAAAAAACCATAATCCAAATTTTAGAGAAATTTTCATGGTAACCACCTGGTTTTATTTTAATAGGTTTATTTTATTGAAAAAGTGTGAAGAAAATATGCAGATTTAATCTCATAGTACACTTTATTACATTGTATATGTTCGGAACTATGTTACCTGTTTAGAATTGATACTACAAGGAATGGACAGGCACCTGAAATACCTATTATTATTTCAAAAGCACCACAAATGGTGCTTTTTTGTATGAAAACGAGACCTAATAAAACGTTCAAAAATTATCCTAAGAAAACCCATAGTTACTGCATAATTTCCCATTAATTAAATTCAGTTGAAAATAATTTGAAAACTAATCATTAATTTGACGGCGAGGTGCAGAAGGTGAAAGTATTAGTTTTTCTGAGCCTTTTGTTAGGGATTTCCTTATTGAATTCCCATTTTGTGTGGGCGGATAAAAATCATAACGAGGTCTCAAAACAAGAACAAAACTACAATGATGAAAACCATGATAAATCGAGTCAACACAACGAAGACTCAACCAATCATGAACAGCAAGTCATTAGTGACGAAAACGAAAAGATGGTTTCCATTCAGAAATGAAGGAGGATCGACACCAAGACACGATCTCACATGAAGAAGCTACGATAAAGAAAATAAGTGTACATTCAATCAAAAAGGAACTGTTCATATACCTACTGAGATTAGAAGATTAATAAGAATTAACTCAGAAATGGTTTTTACAATTACTTTAGACGAAAAGGAAAAGAGGATAAATCTTATCCCTGAATTAACAGCATAGAAAAGTTAGAAAATTAGAAAGTCATCTTGAATGTAATGAAAAAAACATCAAATAAATTAACGGGTTCCGATAAGGGAGAGAAACAATAAAATTAGAACACTAATTAGCAGACTATTTCGAAGAAGGAAGAGCGGACTTGTTGCGATGGGGCAATGCAATGATGCACGATACACGCTCCATTTGGCAGTTAGCTTATTTGTATTTAATTGATGAGTTTAATCATAAACAATTTCACGAAGAAGTGATGGTTGGTTCTCGAAGCTATCACAAATGAGCGGAAACCCCTATTGAACATCCAATACCGACACGAGATAAAGGGTTCTATTATGTGGATTGTAAAACGGACTTAATCTTCTTTGGAACCAAAGGATATTGCTAATCTCGTTTTAAATGTAAGTGACTATTCAACGAATAATTTTATGCAACAAATTTGGCGGAGATTATCCATTTTAGAAAGACATCTTGTAACGGCAAGAGGGGATGGAAAAGTTACATTTACGCAAATTTCAATCCCATATATGCACCATATGCTTTGACTATCCTTCGTACCTTCTATAACTTCTGTGAAGCTACTAAAGACCTTGATAGAGAAACTCGTATCCCTACACAAAGATTAGGGATTACAGAAAGGGATTTTCAAATAAAAGATATACTTATCTAAGGTAAGTCATCCTTTTCGAAAAGGCAGGATGGTTTTTTTATAAAAATAAAAAAATTTAAAGCCAAATGATTTAATTATCCGTCTAATAGGTGAAAGAAAATTAAGGAGGTGGCTCGATTGTTGTATTTAATTAAGAAAGCACAAAAAAGCAATGATAAAGCATTTTTGACATTATTCCAGCAATATGAACAAGACATTTATCGAACAGCATTTGTATATGTAAAAAATCAAAGCGATGCTCTTGATGTTGTTCAGGAGACAGCGTATCGTTCATTTAAATCAATTAAAAATCTTAAAGAACCTAAATACTTTAAAACTTGGTTAATAAGAATTGCAATTAGTTGTGCTGTTGATTTGCTTCGTAAGCAAAAAAACGTAGTCCAAATGAAACCCGAATACGAGGAATTCATATCTGGAGATGTCAATGAAGATATTGATTTAGAAATGACAGTTCGAGACCTAATCGAACGATTAAATGAAGATGAGAAAAGTGTAATTATTTTAAGATTTTACGAAGGTTTGACTATTAAAGAAGTTTCAGAAGCCCTTGATATACCTTTGGGTACAGCAAAGACAGTTTTATATAGGGCTTTAGAAAAGCTCCGTAAAAAATTGAAAGGAGATGGTGTATATGAGCAATAAGATTAAACAAGAAATGAATAGAATTGAAATACCAAAAGAACTAAGCGAAAGAAGTAAGATTGGTATTCATAAAGCGAAGAAAGAAATGCAAAACGGTAGAAAAAGATATAGCTTAACAAGTATTGGTATCGTCGCTGGCTTACTTTTATCCATTGGAACATTCGCTTTATTTAATAATAATGTTTTTTCTCCAAATGGCACAACAGACAATCAAAATACACCAATTGCTACTAATAGTGATGCTGTAAAAATCCCAGCTATTCAATTACCAAAAGGTAATTCAATAGCTGATATGATTGGTTTAATTGTATACAACGGAAAGATTTATACTCAAACAAGAACAGAATTAGATGCGGAAAATGCAAAAGTTATTGTAGGAGAGAAACTTGGAACGACGAAAGGAACTATTGATGAATGGAGTAAACAAGAAGCCTATGATGAAGAATTTGCATCAACAATAGGAATAGCAGATGTTTTTTCTGTTAAAGGGTACGGTAAAGATTTTAGGATAATGACTTACGGAGAACTAGACGGAAAGCCTTATGCTGAGTTTTATGAAAACCTTAACGGAATAACAATAAATAGTGGTGAAGATGTTTTTGGTAAATTAAAAATGGTTGGGAATGTATCCAGTGCAGATTATAGAACATTCAGCGATTGGGATAATAGCGTTGAAAATTATAATCCTATTGCGGATATGAAAATTTTAAATGATTTTGTTGAAGAGCTGAATAAAACAAAACCTTTCCCTCGTGGAGAAAATTCAGACCCAATCAGCAATTCTCGAAACAACGAAGAATTTAGGGAATTAACTATTCAGTTAAATGATGGGACAAAGGTTAAACTTATCCTTCTTAAAAATGGTTATATCTATTACGGATATATGGGTGCATATTTCAAAATGAATGATGACATATTTTCGAAAATATGGAGTCAACTATAGTGATTAAAATTGCACAAAACGCTCAGATTTTATTCTGAGCGTTTTTGTTGTGCGCCCGGCATGGGTCCAGTCTCTAGGGTGAAAGTCCCGAACCATGAAGGCAGTAGTAATGGTTAGCCTAACGCAAGGGTGTCCGCGGTGACGCGGAATCTGAAGGAAGCGAGCGGCAAACCTCCGGTCTGAGGAACACGAACTTCATATAAGGCTAGGTATCATTGGATGAGTTTGCAACACAAAACAAAGTCCTTACTGCCGAAGGTGGTACAGAGTAAATGAAGCAGATAGATGGAGGGAAAGACTGTACTCTTACCCGGGGAGATCTGATTGATAAGCCAAGTACACTTGGTAAACTATCTAGCAATGGATAGCTGAACAATCAGAAGTCAGCAGAAGTCATAGTACCATTCTTACTCGAGAAAGAATGGGAAGGACTGAACTATTAAGAAAGAATGAAGTCTGCACATTCGGTGATTGCATTGAACACAGACAATCCGAAAGGACCTACCTAAAGGAGGAAGCGGTGAATCCGTTGGGGACTCTAGGAGGGTGGAGCAAAAGTCGGCATAAACAGAACCTTCATTCACGTAGAAAGGATAACATCATGTTAATGGAACTAATTCTATCACGGGAAAATCTCTTAACTGCCCTAAAAAGGGTAGAGCAGAACAAAGGAAGTCACGGCATAGATGGAATGTCCGTAAAATTCCTACGACGACATCTCTATGAAAACTGGGATTCCCTTCGGGAAACTTTGAGAACAGGTAACTATCAACCTTCTCCTGTTCGCCGTGTCGAAATCCCGAAACCAGGCGGAGGGATAAGGCTTTTAGGCATACCGACTGTGACAGACCGTTTCATCCAACAGGCAATCGCCCAAGTATTAACCTCAATCTTTGATCCAACATTTTCTGAAAACAGCTATGGTTTCCGACCTAACAGGAGCGCCCATAATGCGGTAAGAAAGGCAAAGGGTTATATCAAAGAAGGTTACCGCTGGGTAATTGATATGGACTTAGAGAAATTCTTTGATAAGGTTAATCATGACATACTGATGGGAATACTCGCTAAGAGAATTGAAGACCGCATTCTTCTCAAACTAATCAGGAAATACCTTCAATCAGGTGTAATGCTTAATGGGGTCGTACAATCAACGGAGGAAGGTACTCCGCAAGGGGGACCTCTCAGTCCACTACTTTCAAACATAATTCTTGATAAATTAGATAAAGAATTGGAAGCCAGAGGGCATAAGTTTGTCCGTTATGCGGATGACTGCAACATTTATGTTAAGTCATTAAAAGCAGGGGAACGTGTGATGGAATCCATTACGACGATTATTGAGCAGAAACTAAAATTGAAGGTAAACAGGGATAAGTCGGCAATCGACCGTCCGTGGAAACGGAAATTTCTTGGTTTCAGTTTCACATTTAATAAAGAACCGAAGGTGCGAATAGCGAAACAAAGCATTAAACGCTTTAAGACGAAGATTCGAGAAATTACCTCTCGGTCAAAACCTATCCCACTTGAGGTAAGAATTGAAATGTTAAACCGCTATCTTACAGGATGGTGCGGGTACTTCGCTTTAGCGGACACTCCAAGCAAATTCAAAGAATTTGATGAATGGATAAGAAGAAGGCTAAGAATGTGCGAATGGAAACAGTGGAAGAAATCTAAAACTAGAGTTAGAAAACTGATTGGTTTAGGCGTCCCTGGTTACAAGGCGCACGAATGGGGCAACTCCAGAAAGAAATACTGGAGAATCGCCTGTAGCCCAATATTACACAAAACCCTCGATAACTCATATTGGAGTCAACGAGGGTTGAAAAGTCTATATAACCGTTATGAAACTTTACGTCAATCTTAATAGAACCGCCGTATACCGAACGGTACGTACGGTGGTGTGAGAGGTCGGGGGTTAGTCACCCCCTCCTACTCGATTTTTCTAAAGATGGTAAGTGATCCCAATCCGGATAAATCAGAAAGAGTGATGAAGGCAATGCTGCAAATGAAGAAAATGGATCAAAGCATAAGAGCAAGCCTGCTAGGGGTAAATTAAAATACATCAAACCATACTGGCTCATCATCCTCAGGGTCCCCATTGTAATTAATTAGAATTTCATCACCGGTTTTTATTTTGGTATAAGCAAAAATGTCGATGGTCTGATTTTTTAAATTTAGTTTATATAAAGCATTTGGGCTAAAAGAATGGTTAAACAGCGAACCATAACCTAACGCTAAGGCACATTCTTCATAATCCTCGCCCCACCAGAACACGTATTCAATCATAATGGTTTTTTTCAAATACTTATACTCATCCTTAGGGGAAACAATCACTGGTGCTGCATGGATTAGTTCTCCCTTCTTTATATCACGGGTTGCAAATATCCCTCTGCCATACTTCGATTTCTTCACTTCAAACATTGAGTTGTCACCACCATTTTTGAATAATTCAATTTAGTATCAATCTATGACAGAATGGGTAAATTTGTTTTAGATATTCTATTTTGGATTGATTTATTTAGGAGGTAACAAAATGAATGAAACACCAGAGATCAATCATAAAACATACTGTGCCAATGAGTATGATGTATTAAAGCGTGTGATTCTTTGCGCGCCGCAATATATGACCATTCGTGAAGTTATCAATGAGACACAGAAGGAATTTGAGGATGAAGGCATACATATAAAAACTGCACTAAAACAACATCGGGAATTCGTAAGGATCCTAGAAGAACAAGGGATTGAGGTTATTTTATTACCTTATCATAAGAAATACCCGGAGCAGGTGTTTACCAGAGATATTGGCTTTACGCTAGGGCAAACCATATTTGTTGCCAAGATGGCACATGATGTTCGGATTGGTGAAGAAGATGTATTAAAACGATGGTTAGAGGATGAGGAAATGTCTTATTACAGTTTAGCTGAGGATAGGATTGAAGGTGGAGATGTAGTCATTGATGGTAAGACCATTTATGTTGGCTTAAGTAACCGGACCCATCAGGAAGCAGTAGACCATTTGCAAGGTCTACTTAATCAATTTGATGTGAAGGCCATTCCATTTAAGGAAAAATATCTCCATCTGGATTGTGTTTTTAATGTCATATCACCGGATGTGGCTCTGATTTATCCGCCAGCCCTAACAAAGGAAGATATCGATCTTTTTTCATCCCGATATGAATTAATTGAGGTATCAGAGGAAGAACAATTTACATTAGGAACCAATGTATTAAATATTGGAAACAAGAAAATTTTAAGTTTACCCGTTAATAAACAGGTTAATGAAAAGCTCCGAAATCGAGGATTCGAAGTGATTGAAGTGGATATTACAGAAATCATTAAATCAGGAGGATCCTTCCGTTGCTGCACACTTCCTATCCTGAGAGGATAAGAAAAGAGGCTGTCCGAGTATCTCGGACAGCCTCTTTATAGAAATCAATAGGTTATTGACCTTGTTGATTTCGTAATGATTGTTCAGCGTAGGCAACAAGACGTTTCGTCATTTCGCCTCCAACTGAACCGTTTGCTCGTGCGGTCGTATCAGCACCAAGTTGAACTCCAAACTCGTTGGCGATTTCTTCCTTCATTTGATTCAGGACGTTCTCTGAACCAGGAACCACTAGTTTGTTTCTAGCCATGATACATCACTCCCGACGAAGTTTTTTGAGCAATCTGGAATTGCTCGTGTTTATTTTACCCAACTTCATTTGTATTATTTAGCATAATAATTTTGCGTATAATAAGGCTGTGATTTTTCATTAAATGCGACCCCAACGCCTAAGTACTCGTAATCTTGGCGCAGAATATTTTCACGATGTCCCAGCGAATTCATTAAACCTTCATGGGCAAAAATACTGCTTAATTGACCATAAGCCAAATTTTCTCCAGCCGTATGGAAAGCTACTGCATCCTCTTTCATGCGATCAAAAGGTGATTGTCCCTCAAGATTTTTATGGTCGAAATAATCATTCTCTGCCATATCTGCACTATGTTCTCGTGCTGTTTCCCTGACATGGTCATCCCATGTTAAGATAGGGAGCTGATGATTGATACGTGCAGCATTGGTTAAATCAAACATTTGATATTCAAAGCCTTCTTTTAAGGTCGGAGATGCTTCCGTATAAAAATCTTTTTTGTTTTCTTCAAGAGACTTGCTAATGATTTGTATGGCCGTTACAGTATCGGTCTCATGCTTATCATAAAATATGGTTACATAGGCATCATCCAGCAAAAATAAATCATTGTCACTATCCTCTTGGAGCTGGTATATGACCATTCCCTTTTGAATCTTCGTAATCGGTTCACCGAGAATGCTGCGAACACTTTCCTTCGACGAATTGCCGATTTTGATTCCATTTGTAGATGCTAATAAATCTTGGTTCGTATAGAGACCGGCCGCTTTGTTATTATCATCATACATCACCATGAAAAAATCATGATAGTTCTCATGGTAAGCATGCCAATTTGCTTCGTATTCATTCACTGAGACCCGTTTTGCAATGCCCAAATTATGCTCAATCTCAGCTTTTTCATTTCCTAGCTCGATATTATGAACAGAAAAAGTTTGTTCAGAAGGGGGTGTTAACTCTACTTTTTCCAGCGGCTCTTCCTTGGATTTTTCTTGGGTTTGCTGCAT
This Neobacillus sp. YX16 DNA region includes the following protein-coding sequences:
- the ltrA gene encoding group II intron reverse transcriptase/maturase, whose protein sequence is MLMELILSRENLLTALKRVEQNKGSHGIDGMSVKFLRRHLYENWDSLRETLRTGNYQPSPVRRVEIPKPGGGIRLLGIPTVTDRFIQQAIAQVLTSIFDPTFSENSYGFRPNRSAHNAVRKAKGYIKEGYRWVIDMDLEKFFDKVNHDILMGILAKRIEDRILLKLIRKYLQSGVMLNGVVQSTEEGTPQGGPLSPLLSNIILDKLDKELEARGHKFVRYADDCNIYVKSLKAGERVMESITTIIEQKLKLKVNRDKSAIDRPWKRKFLGFSFTFNKEPKVRIAKQSIKRFKTKIREITSRSKPIPLEVRIEMLNRYLTGWCGYFALADTPSKFKEFDEWIRRRLRMCEWKQWKKSKTRVRKLIGLGVPGYKAHEWGNSRKKYWRIACSPILHKTLDNSYWSQRGLKSLYNRYETLRQS
- a CDS encoding SET domain-containing protein; protein product: MFEVKKSKYGRGIFATRDIKKGELIHAAPVIVSPKDEYKYLKKTIMIEYVFWWGEDYEECALALGYGSLFNHSFSPNALYKLNLKNQTIDIFAYTKIKTGDEILINYNGDPEDDEPVWFDVF
- a CDS encoding dimethylarginine dimethylaminohydrolase family protein, producing the protein MNETPEINHKTYCANEYDVLKRVILCAPQYMTIREVINETQKEFEDEGIHIKTALKQHREFVRILEEQGIEVILLPYHKKYPEQVFTRDIGFTLGQTIFVAKMAHDVRIGEEDVLKRWLEDEEMSYYSLAEDRIEGGDVVIDGKTIYVGLSNRTHQEAVDHLQGLLNQFDVKAIPFKEKYLHLDCVFNVISPDVALIYPPALTKEDIDLFSSRYELIEVSEEEQFTLGTNVLNIGNKKILSLPVNKQVNEKLRNRGFEVIEVDITEIIKSGGSFRCCTLPILRG
- a CDS encoding alpha/beta-type small acid-soluble spore protein; this translates as MARNKLVVPGSENVLNQMKEEIANEFGVQLGADTTARANGSVGGEMTKRLVAYAEQSLRNQQGQ
- a CDS encoding CAP-associated domain-containing protein, translating into MFRFLRLIAILFLIYISWPFIAKQLDNSEIQANFVSSIKDNLEVPETISVLYDDIQQILKQLGFQLDEMQQTQEKSKEEPLEKVELTPPSEQTFSVHNIELGNEKAEIEHNLGIAKRVSVNEYEANWHAYHENYHDFFMVMYDDNNKAAGLYTNQDLLASTNGIKIGNSSKESVRSILGEPITKIQKGMVIYQLQEDSDNDLFLLDDAYVTIFYDKHETDTVTAIQIISKSLEENKKDFYTEASPTLKEGFEYQMFDLTNAARINHQLPILTWDDHVRETAREHSADMAENDYFDHKNLEGQSPFDRMKEDAVAFHTAGENLAYGQLSSIFAHEGLMNSLGHRENILRQDYEYLGVGVAFNEKSQPYYTQNYYAK